In Oryzias melastigma strain HK-1 linkage group LG14, ASM292280v2, whole genome shotgun sequence, the DNA window AGTAGCGGAAGAATGCCAACGCTGGAGCTAAAATTTAGGAGAGAAAGAGTTAAAGGACTCGATTAACAGAGAACGGAAAAGGTGAAGCGACAAAGGAACAGTCAACAAAAACTGATGTCTCAAACTCTCGTCTCCTCCATATTTCTGAGTTCAGGTGAGCGGAGCTTATCAAACCTTAAATCCAGGTGTCCCTGATTAACACATTAAAAGGCAAAACTACAAATGAAGACACAGAAAACGTGATTGACTGAtttgaacacctgagaaaataaactttattgacattGACAGTTTGTGATACGGCcgaatgtttttgttctgaacaACGTCAAGATTCTTAGAGCACCTTTGTTCCATCACGTCAAAGGATGCTGGGTAAAAAAACTTCTTGGTTGCCAAGGCAATAAATGAATCATATTATCCAAATTAAAGTTACCTGGAACTGTGGTGTCCACTCATGTTATGTAGTGATgtctataaaaaaattataagttCACCTGCAATAGTCAGATTTTAACCCTAATGaattcattttctcaaaatgaaaccacatataaacatgttttctgatTAGAATAAGTCATAAAATAATCACAACTATCAataattttgttcatttaaggGAATTCAAAGAAGCACAAGAGAAGTGGCTCTGATTTCAGACGCTTCTTGAAGGAGATTTCTGTctgaaataattcattttaggTCCAAATTGGTTGGAGTCTCCATCTTTTATTGAAGATTATCGAGGAGAACTGCATGTAAATGTTGACTTAAGGAGAAAGAAAAGctaaaacacaaagtttcttcattaaaaacGATCATTGAAATATATTATTGGAAATCACAGAGTAGAATGTGGATATTTGGAGATGTTTCTTCTGCTGGAAGGAGATTGGTTTTGCTGCTGCAACACATGTAAACAAGTTATTTAGAGTGTCTCTACTCTTAATTCATAATCATTGTTTTCATCTTGACCTTTTCTGTGAttaaacacagagataatatagttaaagtgtttctgtttggattcaactcaaatttgtctttttactttcacCAGCAGGAACACAAGACACGAGATTTCTGTTCTGCAGATCATTGAGGCTCATGTGAAGACATTTTACTGCTCATCCAGAATGGAGTACTTCTGAACAACCACAGAAAACTAGAGAACCTTCACAGCTGATCCAAGAAACACCTTCAACATGAAGCTTTGATTGTGATGGAAAACCAGGAATCCTGGGTAATTGGTGGTCAGACAGACAGAACAGTCATCCAAACCTCAAGTTAAAAAAACGAGATTCAACTCTGTAGAAACTTCTGCCAATGATAAAAACCCAGGAAATGTAGAGATTTAGTCTTTGTTACTTAAAAGTTATTAAagtatataaatacatttctggtCTATAGGTGACCAATGATACATGCACGTgtggctgtgtgtgtttttatggatACTGCTATAGATTTGGGGCCAGAagagtttttaacttgaaaacCAGATCTGTCTGTGATATGTTCCCTATGGGTAAACCTGGCTCAGATCTGGGGGTTTAGGGGGATACAAAAGGGGACagtaacaaaaactggacacaaaTGAGAGTAAAGGGAACAAAggttattaaataaaatcaatcctgtgtcctgaaacaagagaacaaaatgaaataattaatgagctggttcaaacaaaaagggAGTTGGAACCACGGACAAacctaaaataaccaaaatctacctacagaaaacaaacaaacaaagcacacaaatcaagactaccaggGTCCAACcccaaagtaaaataacaaaaccaaaaaagaatgacacaaaccagcaccacaccAACTAAACCCGAACCCCCCTTAAAAAGCCAGCAGGGGCCAATTAAGGCACACTGGTCACACCTgtcaggtgagcagaaggaaaAAGGTTCAGCAGGACGTTACGGTCTACCAGGAAGTGTGGCAGAACCAAACTGGAGCTCTGGGAGCAAATACATCAATTCTTTTCAGAGGCTGAGATgctgattctgctgcagctgagaggAACTTGATGATCGGTGCATCTTGAAGGACAACAGGTAGAGAAATGGATGACGAGTATCATGGAATTAAGATGTAATTTCTCAGATGGTCTCATGAACGGTGACTTAAGAagaagaggtggaggaggaaacATCAGAGGTTGGAGAAGTCCAGGTGGAGGTCTGACATGAGGCTGAAAGGAGGGATTGGATATGAGATCCAAGAAGAGAATCTGGAGTCTCTCCTGCTCCCCTGGAGGAGAGTGGAAAagaaacaacacatgaatcacactgcaccaaacagagatggagaactaaatgaaaaataaatgataaagaataaAGTAGAGGACAGAACTGTTCTTAAAGGTCTGTGGGACACTTCCTCTCCTTCCTGTAAACTATCCTGTCTGATCTGACGTAGTCTGTAtgtggctcctcctcctgacTGTTCTTAGACGGcctttttccatgttttctaaTCCAGTCAATGGGGCGCCTCTCTTTATTTCTaccttttgtttgtgttttcacctTTATTTATAGTTCttaactatgtctttgacaccAATTTCCTGTCTCTTCCTCAAAATCCATCTGTATTTGTAAATGAGATCCTGCTTTCTGCTCATTCCCTGTTTTATCCAGTTTATCAGGCTGGAAACCAGTCTGGATCGGACAGTTCTGGTCTAAAGTTGGACCGGACAGATCTGCACCAAGTCCAGTTCACTCATGTTGCTCCATAAGAATCgtcaaaaaatattagtaaagaTCCAAATGCAGAATTCTGTTCATGCagctgcttttaaaataatgttaaacaaataaaagtaaaatcttttgAGAAATGGcagcttgtttttaattttcctttgttccttatttacattttgtcacTGTGTTTTAGGAAAACTTGATCCGTCGCTCACATTTAATACACACTCAATTATCTATAATTTATAGCCTCAACTGGGGAGCCGTTCAACCATTAAACTTTGATGAAGCCATGTTCTACTCTTTGTTGTAGACCAACATGCCAGCCAGCCACTGTCtgcgaaaaaaaacaaataaataaatgtctgtaAATATGACTAACTGTTTCTGCAGCTGCGAACTTCAAATGTGAGAAGGATGGTTCTGAAGCTGACCGAAGGACTTCAGACATCCAAGAAAACAATCATGATGTTCATTTAAGTCTGAATTTTAGTGATATAAAGTATTTCCCCCAAATGATCTTCATTTATTCAGATATTTGTTTATCACAAAGGTTTTTATCTTTATAGATTTCATGGATTTATGGTTCCACCAATAACATGAAGTCCTCAAACTGTAAAGCAGTCCCATACCATCACACCGCCACCGCAGTGTTTGGTTGAGATGTTTGTGGACGTTCTCCTTCCAGAAAGTTCCTGCTGGTGTTTTTGGACTCATTTTGGTCCCTCGATTCTGGAAAGGCGAGGCGAGGCGAGGCATCTCATTTGGTCTTAAAGCTacaattgaacatttttctgataaaaacgTGTCAGAAACGTCGATTCTCGTCTGTTCTTGGATCTTCTAAGATCTTTGAGTTTCCAGACATATTCCACaccttaaaaagtgaaatattggatcaattaacaaaagttctgtgattttacattttacagctGAGTGTACCATccatttgaagtttttatttaatgtaaacaaatatttttaaatataagatATGACAGAACTTTTCTTAAttaatccaatatttcacttttacagATGACTTCATGACTCAGCAGTATTTGAAAAAGATTCTAACTCAACTTTTCAAAGATTGATTTTAGGTGCAGTTCTGTCATACATTTACGGGAGCGAGTAATTACTTATTTACAAAGCAACATATgatattaatatgttttttctcataatttgaACCAtctgaatgagaaaaaaatgggaTAGAAAGTAAATATGAGGTCTGGAGGATACAGTgaggtgtttgtttgtttgtctgttgaCATTTTGTGCACTTTCTCTGCTAAAGTTGTgacaaatttgtctttttcacaAATTGAAAGTgtttaactttgaaaaataaaaatagataaaaattaaTTCGATCCTCTTGACCACCAGCAATGCAAACATGTCTTCTATGGGACATTTCTAAAGCTGAATATGAATTAACTCCTTTTGGTTTAAGACTTTTGGGCTTTAAAATGATGCCAAATatgaagggggcggggctttgggAATTATAGTTTGATTTAATCAAATGTGTGGATACTTTTTTTTCCGGCAGCCAGTAATCAAAcaatgaaattgtttatttcttcagACCAAAATCCGATTCGAAACGTTCctggtttttgtgtttatttagaatctgttttctcctttttctgatGACGCGCTGACGCCGCGCGCGCGCGCAGGCCCCTCCTGCTTGTGGAAGCGGCTCTAAAGGCCAGGATTGGGTTTCTCCGGGGGGGATCGGGGGCCGAGCTGCTGTTGTACGACACATAAATGCAGCTTCTTAACAAACACGCCGGAAAATCAATAGTATCATAACAGCTGCTATTTATTATTCATCCATCACAAGTTTATGGATCAAAACTCCAGCTGAGAAAAACGGAAAAGTTTGATGCATGTCGTTGGTGGAAGTGTAAGACACAAGAATACatcaaatatctaaaaatatgcatttccaggattttaaagttcaataattTTGCGctaatgtttacttttttttcaacaattgtAAACCAGCTGATAGTTAAATTATTCTTTTGTAAATTGGAATATGGGGAgaacatctattttttaatgcaaacatattttaaatacgtttttgagtttattttttaacggCAATATCATTTATCATATTGACCTTCAGTTGCAGACAGAAAATAGctttaaaggattaaaaacatttttgcatctgaCAACCAGAAAACTTTAGTAGTTTTCTTTTGTGCCCAAAAAtattctacagaaaaaaaattacaagtacaaaaaatatttttccccgtttttaacttaaataaaaaaagtattcgtttatgtcaaaataaattaataaaaaaaataaattaataaaataggagaacatttttaattaaaatgtttgtttcttatttttaaaattaagattattttcggaccttcagcttttaaatattcatcTGTTTCtatttgctaaaagaaaaataagttaaaactcCATCAAAGAAACGCTGTTGGGACATTAAATCTTGGACTTTTAGCCTcagttgatcattttttcccGCGCTGCCTTAATTCTCCAACactcttttattcttttaagcTTCTCAACAAATCCAAACTTTATCAATATTTGGGAAAGTCTGGGGGAAATGGTTTGAGGGTTTGGAGTTTTATTTCGTGGAGGCGCGTGCGCGGAGTGGCGCGCGGCGGCGGTGAGAAGCCGTGTTCTCCTCGGACCCGCAGCGATCGATCCTCCACTCACTCAGGGATCAAATCCTGTTCATCACCGCTGGAAGCAGCTCTCAGGCGGAGCTCCTTCACCTCCATCCTGCTCGGGtttcacagcagcagctgcgCGCGCGCCACCAGCGGAggaacccccccacccctccaaaaAAAGCGCCCAAACTCCAGCAGGTCAAGGAAAACGTGCACGgttttatttcagcttcagaCAGTAAAGCACACTTTCACAAAGGAAACACGTTGGTCTGATGAgccaaagaaataaataaaataaataaataaagatgacatgaatcaggaaaaataaacaaatcggaaccttttctgcaaataaataaGGCCGACGGTCTCCCCGCATCGGAATATCTACAAAGTGCGCTCCACAGATGTGCACGAGGAGGGGAGCCGCGCGGCTCCTGGATCATCTGATTGTCAGAGCATCATTGCAGTGAGATTTACACACCAGTGAGTCTACAGGCCTAATGCACCAACACAAGTGCGTGTTTGGATCCGGAAACCACCACGAACGTGAAACACTAATGAGGTAGACGCACAGCCGAAAGCGTGTGCGCGTGTGTTCGTgcgtgtttttcttttccttcctgTTATTGCGGTGCGTTTCcaatacttctttttttgcgCACAGAAAAATGCGCTCCCGTTAACAGTAAACCATGCAGTGGATCTGATGAAAgatgaccccccccctccccctccccagtttaaaacaacatttaggtctgccccccaccccaaaaaataataaaataaaataaaaacaaggaaaacaactGATACCATTTGGATGAGTTTTTTCCACTCGGAGGTGCGTCTTATTTACAGATATGtacacacataaatataaaaagctaTCCCGGCTAAAGAGGACAATCATCTTCCCTCCATTCCGTCATTATTATTCTCATTTTTGTACAGGATTTGCCACATCCGTGGGGAAAACGCCGCTCcgttttcctgttttctctgaAGGAAAAGTCTTCAGGCGCGCGGAGTCCAAACAGCTTTTCGTTGCATTGGACAGTGAGAAGTGGAGAatactcttttcttttttgtttttcgtgCTCATAAGGAAGAGGAAACACTGTGAGAGCCGCTCCGCTGCTGTTCAGAGTCACAAAGTTTTCGATTTCATCCCACAACGTCCGTTTTTACATCTGAGGGAGGGAAACTCGTGCCTTTTTCTGGATGTGAGGTGCGCGCAGGTGCGTCCCGGCGCAGAGCGCGCGCTTAGCAGCTCGTCTCTGATTGGTCTCTATGGAAACGGGCCGCGGCCCTCCCGGTCTTCAGTGCGTCGCAGAGAACTTCATCCGTTTCTGCTTTTGCCGCTGGTTGCAGAACCAGACCCGGACCACGTTCTTCTTCAGGTCCAGCTTCTCCGCGATGGCGGCGATCTTCTCCGAGGAGGGCCGCGGCTGCACGGCGAAGTAGGCCTCCAGGGAGCGCTTCTCCGGCGCCGCGATGGACGTGCGTTTCCGCTTCTTGTCACCGCCGTTGAAGATCTCCGGCTTGGACATCTTCTCCCGCTGCGCGCGCTCCGCCTCCTCCAGCCAGGCCTCCAGGATGGGCTTCAGGGCCACCATGTTGTTGTGCGACAGCGTCAGGGACTCGAACCTGCAGATGGTGCTCTGGCTCAGGCAGCCCACGCCGGGGATCTTCAGGTTGGCCAGCGCGGCCCCCACGTCGGCCTGAGTCACCCCCAGTTTGATCCGCCTCTGCTTGAACCTCTCGGCGAAAGACTCAAGCTCCCGGGGGTCCGGCTCCGCGTCCCCGCCGGAGCCCCCCAGGGAGCCGTGCGAGCCCAGGCCGTGCGGGTGCATGTTCATGGACTGCGGGTGGTGGTGGTGCTGCATGTGGTTGATGGCCGACATGTGCGCGTGCGCGGTGTGTGAGGCGGTGGAGCAGACGTCGGAGCCGGGCATGCCCCCCAGCGAGATGCCGGGCGTCAGATGGTCCAGCAGGTCGCCCTCCAGGCCCTGCGCGGGCTGGTGGTGCCCCGGGTGGTGGTGCGAGGTCAGCACGGACGGGTGGTGCAGGTGCGCCGAGGACGAGGTGGGGGTGCAGGTCATGCTGGTCATGGTGGTCATGGTGTGGTAGGTGGCGTCCGGCTTGAAGGGGTGGCTCTTCTGCGCCACGATGTCCACGGCGGCCAGAGCCTCGGCCCTCTGCAGCAGCGATTCATCGAAGCCCGCGAAGATGTTCCCCTGAAGCTGCGGGAGAGCAGAGGGACGCGGTCAGAGGGAAACCTCAGGGTGCGGAGCATGCGCACTTGGATCCAAACTTTTGTCCAGACTTCTGaccaatattttaaataatgcaaatattgttaaaaaatctaaaaccccaaaataatttcaaacaaGTTTATGTTTTGGTTCTTGACGTCAGGAGTTCCCCGTTCAGGCGCTCGTGCGTCCGCGCGCCGAAGgatgttcatttcattttaatatttacgATCTCCTGAATAATTTCTGTGGACAATTGAAACGAGACGGCTTTGAATATGAATGGGAAGATATGAGAACTTctcctcctgttcctcctccATCAGGAGGCGGCCTCTGATGCGCATCTGTGAGTCTTTTACGCACaagattcattttatttcacctttaatggtctgtttaatatttttaaacttcatttcctaaacaattttagtaaattaaatattttcataacaaaaagtaatttaaaaaaagttgagatGTGATCATATTTTGGTTGTTGACTTCAGAACTTCCTCGTTCAGCAGCGCTCGTGCCTCCGTGCGCCCTAAgatgttcatttcattttaatatttacgATCTCCTGAATAATTTCTGCGGACAATTGAAACGAGACGTCTTTGAATATGAATGGGACAATATGAgagcttctcctcctcttcctcccattCCTCCTCCATCGGGAGGCGGCCAGTGAGGCGAATCTGTGCGTCTTTTACGCACAAATCTTAAACtgtctgtttgatttttttaaactaaatttactAAATCAtgtttgtaaattaaataattttattttaccttaacGAATACATTGTAACATGTTTTcagcagaaacacaaattttcctgtcatttttctgGAGTTTGGACATCCTTCAGCTTTCACGGACGCGCGCTTCCATGAAAAACTTTGGGATTGCAGACATTTTGAGATTTTCCCTTCGTTATTCCAAAGGTTTTCTGCTGCGGGAGTTGGGAACTCACCGACGGCGTGGGCAGGCAGGCTCTGCGGATGGCCTCCGAGCTGGAGTGCAGAGGCGTGTACTTGGGCTCGTGCAGGATGGGGTGCATGCTGAAAGGCTGCTTGCTGTTCATCGACATCATGATTGCAGAGGTGAGGGAGGGTCGCTGTCCGTCGTCCTCGATCGGCTccgttttggtttatttttccagaagaaACGCCTTCAGAGAGCAACCGGCCGCTCACACAGAGGAGGAGCTTCgatggggagaaaaaaaaaatcagaaacgcCGAGGAGAAGTAACTCCGAGACTCCTGCGGATCTTCTGCCTCCTTCTCGCCTGCAAACGCCTCCTATAGTAAAGATGCTCCTCGCCTCGGGCGCCTATATTGGACCACTTGCTTGCAGGCTACTCCTCATTGGAGGAGCGTCATCGCTTTCTGTCAAATGTCTGCACCAATCAGATGGAGATACCCGACTTTAGACGCGCCCCACGCGCACCGAAGAGAGGAGCAATAAGGAAGGACGCGTGGAGGAACGATTTATGCTGAAAAATCACTTTCTGAGTCCAACAATCTGCATAAATggagtaaaaaaatgtgaatttacgcacaatttaacacataactgcaaaacaattaaacaaattgCATTTGAACTAAGAAAATCAAGTACAAACCCAacttattgtgttgtttttatcaattaatcttaaaaatgtaagtcgtctaattataatataataatattttaaagtaaaaatacctAAAAGACGCTGCACTTTTAGTTTATACCTTTAATCTGCATCTTCGGGATCTTCAGGATCTGAACCATCAATCAGCCTCCAATCAGGAGCGCGAGTCTCCTCCGATGATTCACAGATGCGCGCGCGCGGGAATTCCTCCGCTGGACCTCAAGTCTCAGCAATTAATGCATAAATTAATCATCGTTCATTTACTTTGCGGTCGCGCTCACACGcgcaccaacacacacacaactctcaattaaagaataaatagaCCTAAAGAGCGCGTGATGAAATATTTACGCGTAAACCGCGCGGGGTCAGCGGGCGCGCCGCGTCAATCAAAAGGGAGAGAGGGGGGTTTCCGGCTGACACGCGCGATCACAGAGAATGATTATCGCGATGACAAGGCAAagaagtgggcggagccaaatgATTGATGGAAAGGATGAAGTTTCAGCTCCAACATGTAAGTTAGTATTATTAACAAATGACCTAAAGTGctgaaaacattaatttttactttacatttcagaataattgagtttattttctttttgttcctcAATTGAACAGATTTAAGGACGTTATATTGTTTGAATGTCCTAAATGTTCGGAGGAGAAGCAGGCAGCAGGTCAGCATCACCTGCTTTGAGCACACAGGTGTGTGCACGTGGGACAGAGGCGTTTTCTACTCCATCAGGACTTCACCGAATACACATTTAGCTTGAGAATCTTCacatttttgctgctttaaacGAATTTGCAAACCCATTAAAGCCTGACTGTATttctaaatgtataaaaaatattcttcattGTTTATTTCCATACCAGGTGATGCTAAGCTAAGTGGATTCCTGGATTTAATAGCGACATTAAGGGTTAAAGCtgcaatgtctgttttttgt includes these proteins:
- the zgc:158291 gene encoding brain-specific homeobox/POU domain protein 3 codes for the protein MMSMNSKQPFSMHPILHEPKYTPLHSSSEAIRRACLPTPSLQGNIFAGFDESLLQRAEALAAVDIVAQKSHPFKPDATYHTMTTMTSMTCTPTSSSAHLHHPSVLTSHHHPGHHQPAQGLEGDLLDHLTPGISLGGMPGSDVCSTASHTAHAHMSAINHMQHHHHPQSMNMHPHGLGSHGSLGGSGGDAEPDPRELESFAERFKQRRIKLGVTQADVGAALANLKIPGVGCLSQSTICRFESLTLSHNNMVALKPILEAWLEEAERAQREKMSKPEIFNGGDKKRKRTSIAAPEKRSLEAYFAVQPRPSSEKIAAIAEKLDLKKNVVRVWFCNQRQKQKRMKFSATH